One stretch of Macaca nemestrina isolate mMacNem1 chromosome 17, mMacNem.hap1, whole genome shotgun sequence DNA includes these proteins:
- the LOC105472122 gene encoding signal transducer and activator of transcription 5A → MAGWIQAQQLQGDALRQMQVLYGQHFPIEVRHYLAQWIESQPWDAIDLDNPQDRAQATQLLEGLVQELQKKAEHQVGEDGFLLKIKLGHYATQLQNTYDRCPMELVRCIRHILYNEQRLVREANNCSSPAGILVDAMSQKHLQINQTFEELRLVTQDTENELKKLQQTQEYFIIQYQESLRIQAQFGPLAQLSPQERLSRETALRQKQVSLEAWLQREAQTLQQYRVELAEKHQKTLQLLRKQQTIILDDELIQWKRRQQLAGNGGPPEGSLDVLQSWCEKLAEIIWQNRQQIRRAEHLCQQLPIPGPVEKMLAEVNATITDIISALVTSTFIIEKQPPQVLKTQTKFAATVRLLVGGKLNVHMNPPQVKATIISEQQAKSLLKNENTRNECSGEILNNCCVMEYHQATGTLSAHFRNMSLKRIKRADRRGAESVTEEKFTVLFESQFSVGSNELVFQVKTLSLPVVVIVHGSQDHNATATVLWDNAFAEPGRVPFAVPDKVLWPQLCEALNMKFKAEVQSNRGLTKENLVFLAQKLFNNSSSHLEDYSGLSVSWSQFNRENLPGWNYTFWQWFDGVMEVLKKHHKPHWNDGAILGFVNKQQAHDLLINKPDGTFLLRFSDSEIGGITIAWKFDSPERNLWNLKPFTTRDFSIRSLADRLGDLSYLIYVFPDRPKDEVFSKYYTPVLAKAVDGYVKPQIKQVVPEFVNASADAGSGSATYMDQAPSPAVCPQAHYNMYPQNPDPVLDQDGEFDLDETMDVARHVEELLRRPMDSLDSRLSPPAGLFTSARGSLS, encoded by the exons ATGGCAGGCTGGATCCAGGCCCAGCAGCTGCAGGGAGATGCGCTGCGCCAGATGCAGGTGCTGTACGGCCAGCACTTCCCCATCGAGGTCCGGCACTACTTGGCCCAGTGGATTGAGAGCCAGCCATG GGATGCCATTGACTTGGACAATCCCCAGGACAGAGCCCAAGCCACCCAGCTCCTGGAGGGCCTGGTGCAGGAGCTGCAGAAGAAGGCGGAGCACCAGGTCGGGGAAGATGGGTTTTTACTGAAGATCAAGCTGGGGCACTACGCCACGCAGCTCCAG AACACGTATGACCGCTGCCCCATGGAGCTGGTCCGCTGCATCCGGCACATTCTGTACAATGAACAGAGGCTCGTCCGAGAAGCCAACAAT TGCAGTTCTCCGGCTGGGATCCTGGTTGACGCCATGTCCCAGAAACACCTTCAGATCAACCAGACATTTGAGGAGCTGCGACTGGTCACGCAGGACACAGAGAATGAGCTGAAGAAGCTGCAGCAGACTCAGGAATACTTCATCATCCAGTACCAGGAGAGCCTGAGGATCCAAG CTCAGTTTGGCCCGCTGGCCCAGCTGAGCCCCCAGGAGCGTCTGAGCCGGGAGACGGCCCTCCGGCAGAAGCAGGTGTCCCTGGAGGCGTGGCTGCAGCGCGAGGCACAGACGCTGCAGCAGTACCGTGTG GAGCTGGCCGAGAAGCACCAGAAGACCCTGCAGCTGCTGCGGAAGCAGCAGACCATCATCCTAGATGACGAGCTGATCCAGTGGAAGCGGCGGCAGCAGCTGGCCGGGAACGGCGGGCCCCCCGAGGGCAGCCTGGACGTGCTACAGTCCTG GTGTGAGAAGTTGGCCGAGATCATCTGGCAGAACCGGCAGCAGATCCGTAGGGCTGAGCACCTCTGCCAGCAGCTGCCCATCCCTGGCCCAGTGGAGAAGATGCTGGCTGAGGTCAACGCCACCATCACGGACATCATCTCAGCCCTGGTGACCAG CACATTCATCATTGAGAAGCAGCCTCCTCAGGTCCTGAAGACCCAGACCAAGTTTGCAGCCACCGTGCGCCTGCTGGTGGGCGGGAAGCTGAACGTGCACATGAACCCGCCCCAGGTGAAGGCCACCATCATCAGTGAGCAGCAGGCCAAGTCTCTGCTCAAGAACGAGAACACCCGCAA cgagtgcagtggtgagatcctGAACAACTGCTGCGTGATGGAGTACCACCAAGCCACGGGCACCCTCAGCGCCCACTTCAGGAACATG TCACTGAAGAGGATCAAGCGTGCTGACCGGCGGGGTGCAGAGTCCGTGACAGAGGAGAAGTTCACAGTCCTGTTTGAGTCTCAGTTCAGTGTTGGCAGCAATGAGCTTGTGTTCCAAGTGAAG ACTCTCTCTCTACCTGTGGTCGTCATCGTCCATGGCAGCCAGGACCACAATGCCACGGCCACCGTGCTGTGGGACAACGCCTTTGCTGAGCCG gGCAGGGTGCCATTTGCCGTGCCTGACAAAGTGCTGTGGCCACAGCTGTGTGAGGCGCTCAACATGAAATTCAAGGCCGAAGTGCAGAGCAACCGGGGCCTGACCAAGGAGAACCTTGTGTTCCTGGCGCAGAAACTGTtcaacaacagcagcagccacCTGGAGGACTACAGCGGCCTGTCCGTGTCCTGGTCCCAGTTCAACAGG GAGAACTTGCCGGGCTGGAACTACACCTTCTGGCAGTGGTTTGACGGGGTGATGGAGGTGTTGAAGAAGCACCACAAGCCCCACTGGAATGATGG GGCCATTCTAGGTTTTGTGAATAAGCAACAGGCCCACGACCTGCTCATCAACAAGCCCGATGGGACCTTCTTGTTGCGCTTTAGTGACTCAGAAATTGGGGGTATCACCATTGCCTGGAAGTTTGACTCCC CGGAACGCAACCTGTGGAACCTGAAACCATTCACCACACGGGATTTCTCCATCAGGTCCCTGGCTGACCGGCTGGGGGACCTGAGCTATCTCATCTATGTGTTTCCTGACCGCCCCAAGGATGAGGTCTTCTCCAAGTACTACACTCCAGTGCTGG CTAAAGCCGTTGATGGATACGTGAAGCCACAGATCAAGCAAGTGGTCCCTGA GTTTGTGAACGCATCTGCAGATGCCGGGAGCGGCAGCGCCACGTACATGGACCAGGCCCCCTCCCCAGCTGTGTGCCCCCAGGCTCACTATAACATGTACCCACAGAA CCCTGACCCTGTCCTTGACCAGGATGGAGAATTCGACCTGGATGAGACCATGGATGTGGCCAGGCACGTGGAGGAACTCTTACGCCGACCGATGGACAGTCTTGACTCCCGCCTCTCACCCCCTGCCGGTCTTTTCACCTCTGCCAGAGGCTCCCTCTCATGA